From Pseudomonas putida, one genomic window encodes:
- a CDS encoding CinA family protein: MDPITVLSARLGEHLRRFSAQVTTAESCTGGGIAEAITRVPGSSAWFEAGYVTYSNAQKTRQLGVPEHLFAQVGAVSQEVVEAMVRGAQAASGARFAVAVSGVAGPDGGSPAKPVGTVWLAWADGSHVISERRHFDGDREAVRRQTVIAALDGLLQLGAE, translated from the coding sequence ATGGACCCGATTACCGTTCTCTCCGCCCGACTGGGCGAACACCTGCGCCGTTTCAGCGCCCAGGTCACCACCGCCGAATCCTGCACCGGCGGTGGCATCGCCGAAGCTATCACCCGCGTACCTGGCAGCTCCGCCTGGTTCGAGGCTGGCTATGTCACCTACTCCAACGCTCAGAAGACCCGCCAGCTTGGGGTCCCTGAACATTTGTTCGCCCAGGTAGGTGCAGTCAGTCAGGAAGTGGTCGAAGCCATGGTGCGCGGCGCCCAAGCGGCCAGCGGTGCGCGTTTCGCCGTGGCGGTGAGTGGTGTGGCCGGGCCCGATGGTGGCTCGCCGGCCAAACCCGTTGGTACCGTGTGGCTGGCATGGGCCGATGGCAGTCATGTGATCAGTGAGCGTCGCCACTTCGACGGCGACCGTGAAGCAGTGCGCCGACAGACGGTGATCGCCGCGCTAGACGGCTTGTTACAGCTTGGTGCCGAGTAA
- a CDS encoding tRNA-uridine aminocarboxypropyltransferase, giving the protein MSHAVARLRAERLARSIKPFIARGSRAERCPDCRVIATHCLCAWKPKVQADSGVCLLMHDTEPLKPTNTGWLIADVIEETSAFGWLRTAVDERLLTLLADPQWQPYIVFPGEFVAQERVVSEVVRVPGKRPLFILLDATWTEARKMFRKSPYLDRFPVLSLQAEQMSRYRLRRSKRDDHFCTAEVAAMCLDLAGDHQASQALDAYLDVFSLHYLSGKRRLPLDEQDATHQRLHTFL; this is encoded by the coding sequence ATGAGCCATGCGGTAGCGCGCCTGCGCGCCGAACGGCTGGCCCGCAGCATCAAGCCGTTCATTGCTCGTGGCTCACGTGCCGAACGTTGCCCTGACTGTCGGGTTATCGCCACCCATTGTCTATGTGCCTGGAAGCCAAAGGTGCAGGCCGACTCGGGTGTATGCCTGTTGATGCATGATACCGAGCCACTGAAGCCCACCAACACCGGCTGGCTGATCGCCGACGTCATCGAAGAGACCTCTGCCTTCGGCTGGTTGCGCACGGCGGTGGACGAACGATTGTTGACCCTGCTGGCAGACCCCCAGTGGCAGCCGTACATCGTCTTCCCCGGGGAATTCGTCGCCCAGGAGCGGGTGGTCAGCGAGGTAGTTCGTGTGCCGGGCAAGCGGCCTTTGTTCATCCTGCTGGACGCTACCTGGACCGAAGCCCGCAAAATGTTCCGCAAGAGCCCTTATCTTGACCGCTTCCCGGTGCTCAGCCTGCAAGCTGAGCAGATGTCGCGCTATCGCTTGCGCCGCTCCAAGCGCGATGATCATTTCTGCACTGCGGAAGTGGCTGCCATGTGCTTGGACCTTGCGGGTGACCACCAGGCTTCCCAAGCCCTGGATGCGTACCTGGATGTGTTCAGCCTGCACTACCTCAGTGGCAAGCGTCGTCTGCCACTGGATGAGCAGGACGCTACCCACCAGCGTTTGCATACCTTCCTATAG
- the recA gene encoding recombinase RecA has product MDDNKKRALAAALGQIERQFGKGAVMRMGDHERTGIPAISTGSLGLDIALGIGGLPKGRIVEIYGPESSGKTTLTLSVIAEAQKSGATCAFVDAEHALDPEYAGKLGVNVDDLLVSQPDTGEQALEITDMLVRSNAVDVIIVDSVAALVPKAEIEGEMGDMHVGLQARLMSQALRKITGNIKNANCLVIFINQIRMKIGVMFGSPETTTGGNALKFYASVRLDIRRTGAVKEGDEVVGSETRVKIVKNKVSPPFRQAEFQILYGKGIYRNGEIIDLGVSQGLVEKSGAWYAYQGNKIGQGKANAAKYLQENPAIGAEIEKQIREKLLKAGVVAEAGKAAAADANADDVADADAGY; this is encoded by the coding sequence ATGGACGACAACAAGAAGCGCGCCTTGGCTGCGGCCCTGGGTCAGATCGAACGCCAATTCGGCAAGGGCGCAGTCATGCGCATGGGCGATCACGAGCGCACTGGCATTCCGGCCATCTCCACCGGCTCCCTGGGCCTGGACATCGCCCTGGGCATCGGCGGCCTGCCAAAAGGCCGTATCGTCGAGATTTATGGCCCGGAGTCTTCGGGTAAAACCACGCTCACCCTGTCGGTCATCGCCGAAGCCCAGAAAAGCGGCGCCACCTGTGCCTTCGTCGACGCCGAGCACGCGCTGGACCCTGAGTACGCCGGCAAGCTGGGCGTAAACGTCGACGACCTGCTGGTTTCGCAGCCGGATACCGGTGAGCAGGCGCTGGAAATCACCGACATGCTGGTGCGTTCCAACGCCGTTGACGTAATCATCGTCGACTCCGTGGCCGCCCTGGTGCCCAAAGCGGAAATCGAAGGCGAGATGGGTGACATGCACGTTGGCCTCCAGGCCCGTCTGATGTCCCAGGCGCTGCGTAAGATCACCGGTAATATCAAGAATGCCAACTGCTTGGTCATCTTCATCAACCAGATCCGTATGAAGATCGGTGTGATGTTCGGTAGCCCCGAAACCACCACCGGTGGTAATGCCCTGAAGTTCTACGCCTCGGTGCGCCTGGACATCCGCCGTACTGGTGCAGTCAAGGAAGGCGACGAAGTCGTCGGCAGCGAAACCCGCGTCAAGATCGTCAAGAACAAGGTTTCGCCGCCGTTCCGTCAGGCTGAATTCCAGATTCTTTACGGTAAGGGTATCTACCGTAACGGCGAAATCATCGACCTGGGTGTTTCCCAAGGGTTGGTCGAGAAGTCGGGGGCCTGGTATGCCTACCAAGGCAACAAGATCGGCCAAGGCAAGGCTAACGCGGCCAAGTACCTGCAAGAGAACCCGGCCATTGGCGCCGAGATCGAGAAGCAGATTCGTGAGAAGCTGCTCAAGGCGGGTGTCGTTGCCGAAGCGGGCAAGGCTGCTGCAGCCGATGCCAACGCCGACGACGTGGCTGACGCCGACGCCGGTTATTGA
- a CDS encoding phage holin family protein, with product MTNEHQVLLEMPLWLVIVLASLGGLSGEMWRADKAGATGWSLLRRLALRSGACIVCGVSTVMLLYAGGLSIWAASAFGCLTAVGGADVAMRLYECWAIRRLGLRENASSDE from the coding sequence GTGACGAACGAGCACCAAGTGTTACTGGAGATGCCGCTCTGGCTGGTGATCGTCCTGGCATCGCTGGGCGGCCTCAGCGGCGAAATGTGGCGGGCCGACAAGGCGGGCGCCACCGGTTGGTCGCTGCTGCGACGACTGGCGCTGCGCTCCGGCGCCTGTATCGTCTGCGGCGTTTCGACGGTGATGTTGCTCTATGCCGGCGGCCTGTCGATCTGGGCGGCCAGCGCATTTGGTTGCCTGACCGCGGTAGGTGGCGCCGATGTTGCCATGCGCCTTTATGAGTGCTGGGCGATCAGGCGGCTGGGCTTGCGTGAAAACGCGTCGAGCGATGAGTGA
- a CDS encoding diacylglycerol kinase: MSPFKGQTGLKRIFNAAGYSLDGLRAAFKGEAAFRQLVLLNVLLIPIAFWLPVSRAERAIMIAVCLLGLIVELFNSAVEAAIDRISLERHPLSKNAKDMGSAAQLVALTMVALVWGVILL; the protein is encoded by the coding sequence ATGTCGCCATTCAAAGGCCAGACCGGCCTCAAACGTATCTTCAATGCCGCCGGCTATTCGCTGGACGGCCTGCGCGCCGCCTTCAAAGGCGAGGCTGCTTTCCGTCAACTGGTACTGCTCAATGTGCTGCTGATCCCGATTGCCTTTTGGCTGCCGGTAAGCCGCGCAGAGCGGGCCATCATGATTGCGGTGTGCCTCCTCGGGCTGATCGTCGAACTGTTCAACTCGGCGGTAGAGGCGGCCATTGACCGTATTTCGCTGGAGCGCCACCCGCTTTCGAAAAACGCCAAGGACATGGGCAGTGCTGCGCAACTCGTAGCGTTGACGATGGTGGCGTTGGTCTGGGGCGTTATCCTGCTCTAA
- the finR gene encoding LysR family transcriptional regulator FinR encodes MRFTLRQLQVFVAVAQHQSVSRAASVLALSQSAASTSITELERQSSCQLFDRAGKRLALNALGHQLLPQAVALLDQAKEIEDLLNGKSGFGSLAVGATLTIGNYLATLLIGSFMQVHPESQVKLHVQNTAHIVHQVAQYEIDLGLIEGDCSHPDLEVQPWVEDELVVFCAPQHRLAEVGHADIESLSQEAWILREQGSGTRLTFDQAMRHHRANLNIRLELEHTEAIKRAVESGLGIGCISRLALRDAFRRGSLVPVETPELDLMRQFYFIWHKQKYQTSAMREFLELCRNFTAGFTRSDEIVLPPIA; translated from the coding sequence ATGCGATTCACACTTCGTCAGCTACAGGTATTCGTCGCCGTGGCCCAGCATCAGAGCGTCTCTCGAGCCGCCAGCGTGCTGGCCCTGTCGCAGTCGGCTGCCAGCACGTCCATCACTGAACTGGAGCGGCAATCGAGCTGCCAGTTGTTCGACCGTGCAGGTAAACGCTTGGCCCTCAATGCCTTGGGCCATCAGTTGCTGCCGCAAGCGGTTGCGCTGCTCGACCAGGCCAAGGAGATCGAAGACCTGCTCAACGGCAAGTCCGGTTTTGGCTCACTGGCAGTCGGCGCCACACTGACCATTGGCAACTACCTGGCCACCTTGCTGATCGGCAGCTTCATGCAGGTACACCCGGAAAGCCAGGTCAAACTGCACGTGCAGAACACCGCCCATATCGTGCACCAGGTTGCACAATACGAAATTGATCTGGGTCTGATCGAAGGCGACTGCAGCCATCCAGACCTGGAGGTGCAGCCTTGGGTGGAGGACGAACTGGTGGTGTTCTGCGCGCCGCAACACCGGCTGGCCGAGGTGGGCCATGCAGATATCGAAAGCCTGTCCCAGGAAGCCTGGATCCTGCGTGAGCAGGGTTCTGGGACACGACTGACGTTCGACCAGGCCATGCGCCATCATCGCGCCAACCTGAACATCCGCCTGGAGCTGGAGCACACCGAAGCGATCAAACGCGCCGTGGAATCAGGCCTGGGCATTGGCTGCATATCGCGCCTGGCACTGCGCGATGCCTTCCGGCGTGGCAGCCTGGTGCCGGTTGAAACCCCGGAGCTGGACCTGATGCGCCAGTTCTATTTCATCTGGCACAAGCAAAAATACCAGACCTCGGCCATGCGCGAGTTTCTCGAGTTATGCCGTAACTTCACCGCAGGCTTCACCCGCAGTGACGAAATTGTTCTGCCGCCGATCGCTTAG
- the fpr gene encoding ferredoxin-NADP reductase, producing the protein MSNMNHERVLSVHHWNDTLFSFKCTRDPGLRFENGQFVMIGLQQDSGRPLMRAYSIASPNWEEHLEFFSIKVPDGPLTSQLQHLKEGDEIIISKKPTGTLVLDDLNPGKHLYLLSTGTGLAPFMSVIQDPETYERFEKVILVHGVRYVNEVAYREFITEHLPQNEFFGEAVRDKLIYYPTVTREPFENQGRLTDLMRSGKLFSDIGLPPINPQDDRAMICGSPSMLDETSEVLDSFGLKISPRMREPGDYLIERAFVEK; encoded by the coding sequence ATGAGCAACATGAACCACGAACGTGTCCTCAGTGTGCATCACTGGAACGACACTCTGTTCAGCTTCAAGTGCACCCGCGACCCGGGCCTGCGCTTCGAGAACGGTCAGTTCGTGATGATCGGCCTGCAGCAGGACAGCGGCCGTCCGCTCATGCGCGCCTACTCCATCGCTTCGCCCAACTGGGAAGAGCATCTGGAATTTTTCAGCATCAAGGTGCCGGACGGTCCGCTGACCTCCCAGCTGCAGCACCTGAAGGAAGGCGACGAGATCATCATCAGCAAGAAGCCTACCGGCACGCTGGTCCTCGACGACCTCAACCCGGGCAAGCATCTGTACCTGCTGAGCACCGGCACTGGCCTGGCGCCGTTCATGAGCGTCATTCAGGACCCGGAAACCTACGAGCGCTTCGAGAAAGTGATCCTGGTGCACGGTGTGCGTTACGTGAATGAAGTGGCCTATCGCGAGTTCATCACCGAACACCTGCCGCAGAACGAGTTCTTCGGTGAAGCGGTGCGTGACAAGCTGATCTACTACCCGACCGTGACCCGCGAGCCGTTCGAGAACCAGGGCCGTCTGACCGACCTGATGCGCAGCGGCAAGCTGTTCAGCGACATTGGCCTGCCACCGATCAACCCGCAGGACGACCGCGCGATGATCTGTGGTAGCCCGAGCATGCTCGACGAGACCAGCGAGGTCCTCGACAGCTTCGGCCTGAAGATCTCCCCGCGCATGCGTGAGCCGGGTGACTACCTGATCGAACGTGCCTTCGTCGAGAAGTAA
- the erdR gene encoding response regulator transcription factor ErdR: MAMYEILIADDHPLFRSALRQAVTLGLGADVRLVEVASIAELESRLSEKADWDLVLLDLNMPGAYGFSGLVLLRGQYPQIPVVMVSAQEEAAVVVKSREFGASGFIPKSSGLEVIQDAVRKVLDGDVWWPPQAFERVDVSAEAKAASEGLASLTPQQFRVLTMVCEGLLNKQIAYELNVSEATIKAHVTAIFRKLGVRTRTQAALLLQQLESVASS; this comes from the coding sequence ATGGCCATGTACGAAATCCTGATTGCCGATGACCACCCACTGTTTCGTAGCGCTCTGCGCCAGGCCGTCACCCTCGGCCTGGGTGCGGATGTGCGCCTGGTCGAGGTGGCGAGCATCGCCGAGCTGGAAAGCCGACTGAGCGAAAAAGCCGACTGGGATCTGGTCCTGCTGGACCTGAACATGCCGGGTGCCTATGGTTTCTCCGGGCTGGTCCTGCTCCGTGGCCAGTACCCTCAGATCCCGGTGGTGATGGTCTCGGCCCAGGAGGAGGCTGCCGTGGTAGTCAAGTCCCGTGAGTTCGGGGCCAGTGGCTTCATTCCAAAGTCCAGTGGGCTGGAAGTGATTCAGGATGCAGTGAGAAAGGTGCTCGATGGCGACGTTTGGTGGCCGCCTCAGGCATTCGAAAGGGTCGATGTGTCGGCCGAGGCCAAAGCCGCCAGCGAAGGCCTGGCCAGCCTTACGCCACAGCAGTTTCGCGTGCTGACCATGGTCTGTGAAGGCTTGCTTAACAAACAGATCGCCTACGAGCTGAATGTGTCGGAAGCGACCATCAAGGCTCATGTGACAGCGATCTTTCGCAAGCTGGGCGTGCGCACGCGAACCCAGGCGGCCTTGCTGCTGCAACAACTTGAATCTGTTGCAAGCAGCTAA
- a CDS encoding LexA family transcriptional regulator: protein MHAMQKRNVATVLRELLARHGLSPTELHRRTGVPQSTLSRILSEKIVDPSDKHVSKIADYFGVSTEQLRGRAELGASREAAVPAHGHADLSDISLWDDETPVEDDEVSVPFLREVELAAGSGRFVIEESERARLRFGKRSLRHNGVQFDQAKCVTVRGNSMLPVLRDGATVGVNTGKCSIGDIIDGDLYAINHNGQLRVKQVYRLPTGIRLRSFNRDEHPDEDYSFLQLQEEQISLLGHVFWWGMYAR from the coding sequence ATGCACGCTATGCAAAAACGCAATGTAGCTACCGTACTCAGAGAACTGCTCGCCCGCCACGGCCTGTCCCCTACAGAGCTGCATCGGCGCACGGGCGTGCCTCAGTCCACCTTGTCGCGGATCCTCAGCGAGAAGATCGTCGATCCCTCGGACAAGCACGTGTCGAAAATTGCCGACTATTTCGGCGTCAGCACTGAACAGCTGCGCGGCCGCGCGGAACTTGGCGCCTCACGCGAAGCCGCCGTGCCCGCACACGGCCATGCTGACCTCAGTGACATCAGCCTGTGGGATGATGAAACGCCCGTCGAGGACGACGAGGTGTCAGTACCCTTTCTCCGTGAGGTCGAGTTGGCAGCAGGATCAGGAAGATTCGTCATCGAGGAAAGCGAGCGCGCTCGCCTGCGCTTCGGCAAGCGCAGCCTGCGCCATAACGGCGTGCAGTTCGACCAGGCCAAGTGCGTGACCGTGCGCGGCAACAGCATGCTACCGGTGCTGCGAGATGGGGCGACGGTCGGTGTCAATACCGGCAAGTGCTCGATCGGTGACATCATCGATGGCGATCTCTACGCCATCAACCACAATGGCCAATTGCGCGTGAAGCAGGTTTATCGGTTGCCCACGGGTATCCGCCTGCGCAGCTTCAATCGCGACGAGCACCCTGATGAAGACTACAGCTTCCTGCAGTTGCAGGAGGAGCAGATCAGCTTGCTCGGTCATGTGTTCTGGTGGGGCATGTACGCCCGCTGA
- the recX gene encoding recombination regulator RecX — MSVVLDTPVAVRRTAMDLLARREHGRIELTRKLRQRGATDELIEPALDRLAEEGLLSEARYLESFIRYRSNAGYGPARIREELGQRGLNRGDVDQALRDCGVNWAERLQDAWQRKYAGQRPQDPRSRAQQTRFLAYRGFPMDMIGRLLSGRDLDDY, encoded by the coding sequence ATGTCCGTCGTACTCGACACCCCCGTCGCCGTTCGGCGGACAGCCATGGACCTGCTTGCGCGCCGCGAGCATGGTCGCATCGAGCTGACGCGTAAACTGCGTCAGCGCGGCGCTACGGATGAGTTGATCGAGCCAGCGCTCGATCGGCTCGCCGAAGAAGGGCTGCTCAGCGAGGCTCGCTACCTCGAAAGCTTCATCAGGTACCGTTCCAATGCCGGCTATGGTCCAGCGCGTATTCGCGAGGAACTCGGCCAGCGTGGCCTGAACCGTGGCGATGTCGACCAGGCACTGCGTGACTGTGGTGTGAACTGGGCAGAGCGGTTACAGGATGCCTGGCAGCGCAAATATGCCGGTCAACGTCCGCAGGATCCCCGCAGCCGCGCCCAGCAGACCCGATTTCTCGCTTACCGTGGGTTTCCCATGGACATGATCGGCCGCCTGCTCAGCGGCCGAGACTTGGACGACTATTGA
- a CDS encoding LOG family protein, whose product MPYQPNEYLFNHFRDSGIDLSKLDEQLQLVAPDSPNLPLYRDMMLTILRMAHDDTDRWSAKITLQALRELDHSFRSLQRYKGRRKVTVFGSARTPLEHPMYALARELGATLARSDLMVITGAGGGIMAAAHEGAGSDHSLGFNITLPFEQHANPTVDGTDKLLPFHFFFIRKLFFVKEADALVLCPGGFGTLDEALEVLTLIQTGKSPLVPVVLLDSPGGSFWQDCLDFISRQLEENRYILPSDLKLLRLVHSADEAVEEINQFYSNYHSSRWLKNQFVIRMHHRLSDAALHEIQEAFADLRLSGKYYQHADSGAEHEVGNYNHLTRLTFAFNGRNQGRLRELVDFINLSENWAKPQPMHTTQRARDALKVS is encoded by the coding sequence ATGCCTTACCAACCCAATGAGTATCTGTTCAATCACTTCAGGGACAGTGGTATCGACCTGAGCAAGCTAGACGAACAACTGCAATTGGTCGCACCGGACAGCCCCAACCTGCCACTGTACCGGGACATGATGCTGACCATCTTGCGCATGGCCCACGACGACACCGATCGCTGGAGTGCCAAGATCACCTTGCAGGCCCTTCGCGAACTGGACCACTCCTTCCGCAGCCTGCAACGCTACAAGGGCCGGCGCAAGGTCACGGTTTTTGGCTCGGCGCGCACACCGCTGGAACACCCGATGTATGCCTTGGCCCGCGAACTGGGCGCCACACTGGCCCGCTCCGACCTGATGGTCATTACCGGCGCAGGTGGCGGCATCATGGCCGCTGCGCATGAAGGCGCGGGTAGCGACCACAGCCTGGGTTTCAACATCACCCTCCCTTTCGAACAACACGCCAACCCTACAGTGGACGGCACTGACAAGCTGCTGCCCTTCCACTTTTTCTTCATTCGCAAGCTGTTCTTCGTCAAGGAAGCGGACGCCCTGGTCCTTTGCCCCGGAGGTTTCGGCACGCTCGACGAAGCACTGGAAGTACTGACACTGATTCAGACTGGCAAAAGCCCACTGGTACCGGTGGTGCTGCTGGATTCACCAGGTGGCAGCTTCTGGCAAGACTGCCTGGACTTCATCAGCAGGCAACTGGAAGAAAACCGCTACATCCTACCCAGTGACCTCAAGCTGCTACGCCTGGTGCACAGTGCCGACGAGGCGGTGGAGGAGATCAACCAGTTCTACAGCAACTACCACTCCAGCCGTTGGCTGAAGAACCAGTTCGTGATCCGCATGCATCATCGGCTCAGCGACGCAGCACTGCATGAAATTCAGGAAGCCTTCGCCGATTTACGGCTCAGCGGTAAGTACTACCAACATGCCGACAGTGGCGCAGAGCATGAAGTAGGCAACTACAACCACCTGACCCGCCTGACCTTTGCCTTCAATGGGCGCAACCAAGGGCGCCTGCGTGAGCTGGTGGATTTCATCAATCTGTCGGAGAACTGGGCCAAGCCCCAGCCGATGCATACTACACAGCGGGCAAGGGACGCGCTGAAGGTCAGCTGA
- a CDS encoding quorum-sensing-regulated virulence factor family protein, translating into MLRLIVPTLSLLLTLPLAAQGASKQEFELNKLLEKVAKQSSVGTPRAINEDILDQGYTVEGRALVNHLSVRAEHAARMQEKPAEVRSQLGDSVCRNSGYRNLMSKGAVMVYRFTVYKTNEPVMDQAFDAASCTAGNKKK; encoded by the coding sequence ATGCTGCGTCTTATCGTCCCGACCCTGAGCCTGTTGCTCACCCTGCCACTGGCAGCCCAGGGGGCCTCCAAGCAGGAGTTCGAGCTGAACAAGCTGCTGGAAAAGGTCGCCAAGCAAAGCAGCGTCGGCACCCCAAGGGCCATCAACGAAGATATCCTCGACCAGGGCTATACCGTTGAAGGCAGAGCACTGGTCAATCACCTGAGCGTACGCGCCGAGCACGCCGCACGCATGCAGGAAAAACCCGCCGAGGTGCGTAGCCAATTGGGTGACAGCGTCTGCCGCAATAGCGGCTACCGCAACCTGATGTCCAAAGGCGCCGTGATGGTCTATCGCTTCACCGTCTACAAGACCAACGAACCTGTCATGGACCAGGCCTTCGACGCTGCCAGCTGCACTGCCGGCAACAAGAAGAAGTGA